In a genomic window of Quercus lobata isolate SW786 chromosome 4, ValleyOak3.0 Primary Assembly, whole genome shotgun sequence:
- the LOC115986687 gene encoding vicianin hydrolase-like, with product MGTRAPFLLCLLALAALCDSTQGATPAHYSVPFNRTIFPTGFIFGAGSAAYQSEGAAFTDGKGLNVWDVFTRKQQAKIADYSNADVAQDFYHRYKEDVQLVKKIGLDSFRFSISWSRLFPKGKVSGGVNPKAVTFYNNLINELLSNGITPFVTLLHFDTPQALDEEYGAFLSPKIVEDYVAYVNFCFKTFGDRVKHWVTMNEPNGWTMYGYSSGTFAPGRCSSYAGNCTAGNSATEPYIVAHHLLLAHAYAVKLYREKYKPHQKGEIGITIVTHWFIPKDQSSSSKKAASRALDFLFGWFAHPITFGDYPQSMKAAVKERLPRFTEAQSKLLKGSIDFLSINYYTSNYAENAPSANGVNVTYLTDRATTLTTEKNGVSIGTATALSWLFIYPKGLRELLLYVKKNYNDPVVYITENGMADAKNSSLSVKEAIKDSLRIRYHYGHLSYLSQAIKEGVKVKGYYVWSLQDDFEWDAGFTARFGLTYIDYKDNLKRHLRYSAYWLKSFLLK from the exons ATGGGAACTCGAGCTCCTTTTCTGCTATGTCTCCTGGCCTTAGCTGCCTTGTGTGATAGCACACAAGGTGCAACACCAGCCCATTATTCTGTTCCTTTTAACCGCACCATTTTCCCAACTGGTTTCATATTTGGAGCAGGTTCAGCTGCTTACCAG TCCGAAGGAGCAGCATTCACTGACGGTAAAGGACTTAATGTTTGGGATGTTTTCACCAGGAAACAGcaag CAAAAATTGCGGATTATAGCAACGCAGATGTGGCACAAGACTTCTATCATCGTTACAAG GAAGACGTACAATTAGTGAAAAAGATTGGTTTGGACTCCTTCAGATTCTCCATCTCATGGTCCAGATTGTTCCCAA AGGGCAAAGTAAGTGGGGGAGTTAACCCAAAAGCTGTGACTTTCTACAACAACCTCATTAACGAGCTCCTCTCCAATG GTATCACACCCTTTGTGACTTTGCTCCATTTTGATACTCCCCAAGCACTAGATGAGGAGTATGGTGCATTCTTAAGCCCCAAGATAGT GGAGGATTATGtggcttatgttaatttttgctTCAAAACATTTGGAGATCGAGTCAAGCATTGGGTTACGATGAATGAACCAAATGGATGGACCATGTATGGGTATAGCTCTGGTACTTTTGCACCGGGGCGATGTTCTAGCTATGCTGGAAATTGTACTGCTGGTAACTCAGCCACTGAACCCTACATTGTTGCCCATCACTTGCTTCTTGCTCATGCATATGCTGTGAAGTTGTATAGGGAGAAATACAag CCACATCAAAAGGGAGAAATTGGGATTACAATTGTGACCCATTGGTTTATACCAAAAGACCAGTCTTCTAGCAGCAAAAAGGCAGCCTCCAGAGCTCTTGATTTCTTGTTTGGTTG GTTTGCCCATCCAATCACATTTGGTGACTATCCCCAGAGCATGAAAGCAGCAGTAAAGGAACGACTACCCAGATTCACAGAAGCTCAATCCAAGTTGCTAAAAGGGTCCATTGATTTTCTTAGTATAAACTATTACACTTCAAATTATGCAGAAAATGCTCCCTCAGCCAACGGTGTCAACGTTACTTATCTCACAGATAGAGCAACCACTCTCACTA CTGAAAAAAATGGGGTTTCTATCGGTACAGCG acTGCATTGAGCTGGCTTTTCATCTATCCTAAGGGGCTTCGAGAGCTTCTGCTATATGTAAAGAAGAATTACAACGATCCAGTAGTGTACATAACGGAGAATG GAATGGCTGATGCAAAAAATAGCTCCTTGTCAGTTAAAGAGGCCATCAAAGATAGTTTGAGGATAAGATACCATTATGGACATTTATCATATCTTTCACAAGCTATCAA GGAGGGTGTCAAAGTGAAGGGATATTATGTGTGGTCTTTACAGGACGATTTTGAGTGGGATGCTGGTTTCACAGCTCGATTCGGCCTTACTTATATTGATTATAAGGACAACTTGAAAAGACACCTTAGATACTCTGCCTACTGGTTGAAGTCGTTCCTCCTAAAATAA